The Haloplanus salinarum genome includes a region encoding these proteins:
- the dps gene encoding DNA protection during starvation protein yields the protein MSDGKEHGSGSVEPGDTSKRVGAEVIRERGVDPEELREKLIDAIGAEFTTYYYYTNLRMHLAGEEDYKEITEDARLEDRAHFELVVPRIYELEGSLPNDIRDFADRASCPDAEVPTPMDDNGGFDTSDLEVEDILEVLLEAERCAIRTWSEICDMTRGADPRTYDMAQRILNEEMDHEAWFIELLSKERDDEINPAGHFARGEPGDAPYSTNNRFNDSA from the coding sequence ATGTCCGACGGGAAAGAACACGGCAGCGGTTCGGTGGAACCGGGCGACACGAGCAAACGAGTCGGGGCCGAAGTGATTCGCGAGCGTGGTGTCGACCCCGAGGAACTCCGCGAGAAACTGATCGATGCCATCGGGGCGGAGTTCACGACGTACTACTACTACACGAACCTCCGGATGCACCTCGCCGGCGAGGAAGACTACAAGGAGATCACCGAGGACGCCCGTCTCGAAGATCGAGCCCACTTCGAGCTGGTCGTGCCCCGGATCTACGAGCTAGAGGGATCGCTTCCGAACGACATCCGTGACTTCGCGGATCGCGCGTCCTGTCCCGACGCTGAAGTGCCGACGCCGATGGACGACAACGGCGGGTTCGACACGTCCGACCTGGAGGTCGAGGATATTCTGGAGGTGCTGCTGGAGGCAGAGCGGTGTGCCATCCGGACATGGAGCGAGATCTGTGACATGACTCGCGGTGCCGACCCGCGCACCTACGACATGGCCCAGCGAATCCTCAACGAGGAGATGGACCACGAAGCCTGGTTCATCGAGCTACTGAGCAAGGAACGGGACGACGAGATCAACCCGGCCGGTCACTTCGCCCGCGGCGAACCGGGCGACGCCCCCTACTCGACGAACAACCGGTTCAACGACTCGGCCTGA
- a CDS encoding DUF7475 family protein, whose translation MDRISTQPADPVGYLAILAALVTGVIHLLLGPRVMGFSQLMGILFILNGLGFLGGIALYVTSYWRRELYLVAAGYAIITIIALFAFQGVSLDAFYMGKSLNHMAVGSKVAELVVAVCVGYLYTQTTP comes from the coding sequence ATGGATCGTATTTCAACCCAGCCGGCAGATCCGGTCGGATATCTTGCGATTCTCGCGGCGTTGGTGACGGGCGTAATCCACCTCCTGTTAGGACCACGCGTGATGGGATTCAGTCAACTGATGGGAATCCTGTTTATTCTGAACGGGCTCGGGTTCCTCGGTGGGATCGCACTGTACGTCACATCGTACTGGCGTCGAGAACTGTATCTCGTAGCCGCCGGCTACGCCATTATCACGATTATCGCGCTATTTGCTTTCCAGGGCGTTAGCCTTGATGCATTCTACATGGGTAAGTCGCTTAATCACATGGCTGTCGGCTCGAAAGTTGCAGAACTCGTTGTCGCAGTCTGTGTTGGGTATCTGTACACCCAAACTACTCCCTGA
- a CDS encoding extracellular solute-binding protein: MTEGSPTARRRFLLTAGTAAVAGIAGCTSGSSRDSSQPTTVAILAAGSLQNALANGLKPAVDVPVEIEAHGSATIARMIDEGQRDPDIVSVADVALFEEPLSPSWYSLFTSNSVVIAYNPDTDGGERLADAGTERWYEPMVNGNVNIGRTDPDQDPLGYRTLFMLELASRYYDDASRLGEQILQQEQIYPETSLISQFETGSIDAAIAYRNMAVERDYEYIELPDQINLSNPRYAEDWYSTTSYTLPSGQEIRGGLISYGSTIRHMSDAAVSVFDIHTTGSYLEEHGFLLRDQFPSYTGDVPQRVRQATDQSSENQSRLGGSNQALSSTVSDITVLV, from the coding sequence ATGACTGAGGGATCTCCTACTGCGCGACGACGATTTCTCCTGACTGCTGGCACTGCGGCCGTCGCTGGTATTGCGGGCTGTACAAGTGGGAGCAGTCGAGATAGTAGCCAACCGACGACGGTTGCCATCCTCGCAGCTGGCAGCCTCCAGAATGCATTAGCTAACGGACTCAAGCCTGCTGTGGATGTCCCAGTTGAAATCGAGGCGCACGGCTCTGCAACGATCGCTCGGATGATCGATGAAGGGCAACGCGATCCCGATATCGTCTCGGTCGCCGACGTGGCGCTCTTTGAAGAGCCACTCTCACCGTCGTGGTATTCCCTGTTTACCAGCAACTCAGTCGTCATCGCGTACAATCCGGACACAGATGGCGGGGAACGTCTGGCCGATGCCGGAACCGAGCGTTGGTACGAACCAATGGTCAACGGGAACGTGAACATCGGACGAACCGACCCCGATCAAGACCCGCTTGGATATCGTACACTCTTCATGCTCGAACTCGCCTCACGCTACTACGACGACGCATCGCGTCTCGGAGAACAGATCCTCCAACAAGAGCAGATCTATCCCGAAACATCGTTGATCAGTCAATTCGAGACTGGTTCCATCGACGCCGCAATCGCCTACCGCAACATGGCTGTCGAACGCGATTACGAGTACATCGAGTTGCCGGACCAGATCAATCTGAGTAATCCACGGTATGCCGAGGATTGGTACTCAACAACCTCGTACACACTGCCGAGCGGCCAGGAAATACGGGGCGGGCTCATCAGTTACGGCTCGACCATTCGGCACATGAGCGACGCTGCCGTTTCCGTGTTCGACATCCATACGACCGGGAGTTATCTCGAAGAGCACGGATTCCTCCTGCGCGATCAATTCCCTTCCTATACGGGTGACGTACCCCAGCGTGTCAGACAGGCAACCGACCAATCCAGCGAAAATCAATCCCGGCTCGGCGGATCCAACCAAGCATTATCGTCGACGGTCTCGGACATCACTGTCCTGGTTTGA
- a CDS encoding DUF7563 family protein: MPVCETCDEHVSEQFARVFGDENGRVYACPSCSANAGIAEVTRERRPDH; this comes from the coding sequence ATGCCAGTCTGTGAAACCTGTGACGAACACGTTTCCGAGCAGTTTGCGCGAGTGTTCGGTGACGAAAACGGACGTGTATATGCCTGTCCCAGCTGTTCCGCGAATGCTGGGATCGCTGAGGTGACGCGTGAGCGACGGCCCGATCACTGA
- a CDS encoding cytochrome d ubiquinol oxidase subunit II codes for MTDPLLPVDAYLVKSLPEIWFGAVLFSLGMYVVLDGFDFGIGMLYATRTDERERETFLAAFGPVWDANEVWIVAFGTMLLAAFPRVYSRLLADNYLLALGFVLALVFRGLGPELREQRDDERWKRYTDYAFIGGSVFAPLLLGMLAGRWLFGGATLPVALTGVGLVAVSIVTGAAFLAARTEPGLASELRPYGIGATLAYLGGVVVLLGTVVLTASGGAADAVLSLPVAAVVALSIAVGLGGSVLARRGRYRAWLASALALPTLLTTLVAILLYPTIYPLTGLLVREAVVSPLALNLVTVLGFPVLLLVLWYFKFLYGVFSGPIEGGGYGG; via the coding sequence ATGACTGACCCGCTGTTGCCCGTCGATGCGTACCTCGTTAAGTCCCTGCCGGAGATCTGGTTCGGCGCCGTGCTGTTCTCGTTGGGGATGTACGTCGTCCTCGACGGGTTCGACTTCGGTATCGGGATGCTGTACGCGACCCGGACGGACGAACGCGAGCGGGAGACATTCCTGGCGGCGTTCGGACCGGTCTGGGACGCGAACGAAGTGTGGATCGTCGCCTTCGGGACGATGCTGCTGGCGGCGTTCCCGCGCGTGTACTCGCGCTTGCTGGCGGACAACTATCTGCTCGCGCTCGGGTTCGTCCTCGCGTTGGTGTTCCGCGGACTCGGTCCGGAACTCCGCGAGCAGCGCGACGACGAGCGCTGGAAGCGCTACACCGACTACGCTTTCATCGGCGGGAGCGTGTTTGCGCCGCTCCTGTTGGGGATGCTCGCGGGTCGCTGGCTGTTCGGCGGGGCGACGCTACCAGTGGCGTTGACTGGCGTCGGCCTGGTCGCCGTCTCGATAGTCACGGGGGCGGCGTTCCTCGCAGCCAGGACCGAGCCCGGTCTGGCATCGGAACTGCGACCGTACGGCATCGGTGCGACACTGGCGTACCTTGGCGGTGTGGTCGTGCTGCTGGGAACCGTCGTCCTGACCGCTTCGGGCGGCGCTGCCGACGCGGTGCTCTCGCTGCCCGTCGCTGCAGTCGTCGCTCTCTCGATCGCAGTCGGGCTGGGCGGGAGCGTACTGGCCAGACGCGGCCGGTACCGAGCCTGGCTCGCGAGCGCGCTGGCGCTGCCCACACTGTTGACGACCTTGGTCGCAATTCTGCTGTACCCGACGATTTATCCGCTGACCGGGCTGTTGGTTAGAGAAGCGGTCGTGTCGCCACTAGCGCTGAATCTCGTGACCGTCCTCGGGTTTCCGGTCCTGCTGTTGGTACTGTGGTACTTCAAGTTCCTCTACGGCGTGTTTAGCGGCCCAATCGAGGGTGGGGGCTACGGGGGGTAA
- a CDS encoding cytochrome ubiquinol oxidase subunit I — translation MGPITLLGAIDPGLVTFLSPELASRIQFGWTISVHIIFASLSIGLAPFIIYFTWKDVRTNEQRYARLRSFWVKVFAAGFVMGTVTGIPMSFQFGTNFPQFAEVAGELIGGPLAFEAKMAFFLEAVFLGVLLYGRDRVKDRTYVLSSVLVGFGAWLSGFWILIVNAWMQTPRGYEMVTRNGMEVAKLTDPFAAFLTPRMPWMYVHMMNASVISVALLVAGVSAYIVWKKPDTEAWNTALKLAVVLLIISAPFQAVHGDAYGRHVEDTQPQKFAAMEAHYETGQADLHLLAFPKSPEGLTDPRAENLVTVSLPAVGSFLASGGDFDAEVIGLNEYEENPPVALVFWSFRFMVGLGFLFIGLALWGGYLMYRGRLSDSTRYLKAMIAASPFGYAALLTGWYVTEIGRQPWVIQGELKTSEAVSSTLTGAEATLTLVAFVVLYVGLILTALYILKWLVREELRSLGLRESSGDRWHGPIPWVSSDD, via the coding sequence ATGGGTCCAATCACACTACTGGGTGCCATCGACCCAGGATTGGTGACGTTCCTCTCACCGGAACTCGCGAGCCGCATACAGTTCGGATGGACGATCTCCGTTCACATCATCTTCGCGTCCCTTTCGATCGGGCTCGCACCGTTTATTATCTACTTCACCTGGAAAGACGTGCGGACGAACGAGCAGCGGTATGCGCGATTGCGCTCGTTCTGGGTGAAGGTGTTCGCCGCCGGCTTCGTGATGGGTACAGTCACCGGGATTCCGATGAGCTTCCAGTTCGGTACAAACTTCCCACAGTTCGCCGAGGTAGCCGGTGAACTGATCGGCGGCCCGCTGGCCTTCGAAGCGAAGATGGCGTTCTTCTTAGAGGCCGTCTTCCTCGGCGTGTTGCTATACGGCCGTGACCGCGTCAAAGACCGGACATACGTCCTCTCATCAGTGCTCGTCGGCTTCGGCGCCTGGCTGTCGGGGTTCTGGATCCTGATCGTCAACGCTTGGATGCAGACCCCACGGGGCTACGAGATGGTCACCCGCAACGGGATGGAAGTCGCCAAACTAACCGATCCGTTCGCCGCGTTCCTCACCCCGCGAATGCCCTGGATGTACGTCCATATGATGAACGCGTCGGTGATCTCGGTCGCACTGCTGGTCGCGGGCGTCTCGGCGTACATCGTCTGGAAAAAGCCCGACACTGAAGCCTGGAACACCGCACTCAAGCTGGCTGTCGTACTCCTGATCATCTCCGCACCGTTCCAAGCGGTCCACGGCGACGCCTATGGCCGCCACGTTGAGGACACCCAGCCACAGAAGTTTGCCGCGATGGAGGCTCACTACGAGACGGGGCAGGCCGACCTACACCTGCTCGCGTTTCCGAAGTCACCTGAGGGACTCACCGACCCGCGAGCCGAGAACCTTGTCACCGTGAGCCTCCCCGCAGTTGGGTCGTTCCTCGCCAGCGGCGGGGACTTCGACGCCGAGGTCATCGGACTGAACGAGTACGAGGAGAACCCCCCGGTAGCACTCGTGTTCTGGTCGTTCCGCTTCATGGTCGGGCTCGGATTCCTGTTCATCGGGTTGGCACTGTGGGGCGGTTACCTCATGTACCGCGGGCGGCTGTCCGACAGCACACGCTACCTGAAGGCGATGATCGCTGCATCGCCGTTCGGCTACGCTGCGTTGCTCACCGGCTGGTACGTCACCGAGATCGGCCGGCAGCCGTGGGTCATCCAGGGCGAGCTCAAGACGAGCGAGGCGGTGTCATCGACGCTCACCGGGGCCGAGGCGACACTGACCCTGGTTGCGTTCGTCGTGCTCTACGTCGGGCTGATACTGACTGCGCTGTACATCCTGAAGTGGCTGGTCCGGGAGGAACTCCGGTCACTCGGCCTCCGAGAGTCGAGTGGCGACCGCTGGCACGGCCCGATTCCGTGGGTGAGTAGCGATGACTGA
- a CDS encoding helix-turn-helix domain-containing protein, translating to MTGEAVRIDETREFEFVLQFESGTDELMDIFRQYESLSLWSSAIFVNDNHMWRLDHAKGTDEALSAFDGVFLDETRCNECFDVDNCDTARSYQVLDRQETSRTIYTLRREIKKCHSLPRFVLDHVQEGTVFESRRVGDEYRWRVLFPGDYPIGDVYDTMESHLRDGVSLSVSHITSAGNWNATERIATDFSPEHWQVLKTAVTHGYYERPREVSVSDLASILDEPRSTVQYRLRTAEDRIVSQFVEQTL from the coding sequence ATGACCGGTGAGGCCGTGAGGATCGACGAGACCCGTGAGTTCGAGTTCGTCCTCCAGTTCGAGTCGGGGACCGACGAGTTGATGGACATCTTCCGGCAGTACGAGAGTCTCTCACTGTGGTCGTCCGCGATTTTCGTGAATGACAATCATATGTGGCGACTCGATCACGCCAAGGGAACCGACGAAGCGCTGAGCGCGTTCGACGGGGTGTTCCTCGACGAGACCCGCTGTAACGAGTGCTTTGATGTCGACAATTGTGATACGGCGCGCTCGTATCAGGTCCTTGATCGTCAGGAGACGAGTCGAACGATCTACACCCTCCGTCGGGAGATCAAGAAATGTCACTCACTCCCACGTTTTGTTCTCGATCACGTCCAAGAGGGGACCGTGTTCGAGTCCCGCCGCGTCGGCGACGAGTACCGCTGGCGCGTCCTCTTTCCTGGCGACTATCCGATCGGTGATGTGTATGACACGATGGAATCCCACCTTCGCGATGGAGTATCGCTCTCGGTATCGCACATCACCAGTGCCGGCAATTGGAACGCCACCGAGCGGATCGCCACGGACTTCTCGCCGGAGCACTGGCAAGTGTTGAAAACCGCAGTCACGCATGGTTACTACGAACGACCGCGGGAAGTGTCCGTCTCCGATCTGGCGTCAATACTCGACGAACCCCGTTCGACGGTCCAGTATCGGCTTCGGACTGCCGAAGACCGCATTGTGTCGCAGTTTGTCGAGCAGACACTCTAA
- a CDS encoding Tfx family DNA-binding protein: protein MASAESTTLTERQVEVLELREQGQTQQEVADRLGTTDSNISAIERAAEQNIEKARRTLELARTIRSPIQFSVSPGTSFDKLVASVYSHADEAGIKIAYCRPELYTHLYGVLEECTNQNELKTTIDVGITNEGEVRVFTEDF, encoded by the coding sequence ATGGCCTCTGCAGAATCGACGACATTGACTGAGCGGCAGGTGGAAGTGCTCGAACTCCGAGAGCAAGGGCAGACACAGCAGGAAGTTGCGGACCGACTGGGGACAACTGACTCGAATATCAGTGCTATCGAACGAGCGGCAGAACAGAACATCGAAAAGGCTCGTCGAACATTAGAACTCGCCCGGACGATTCGGTCGCCGATCCAGTTTTCCGTCTCTCCGGGGACAAGTTTCGATAAGCTGGTTGCCAGCGTCTATTCACACGCAGACGAAGCTGGTATCAAAATCGCTTACTGTCGTCCAGAGCTCTATACCCATCTCTATGGGGTTCTTGAAGAGTGTACGAACCAGAACGAACTGAAGACGACTATTGATGTCGGAATTACTAACGAAGGCGAGGTGAGGGTTTTCACCGAGGATTTCTGA
- a CDS encoding 2Fe-2S iron-sulfur cluster-binding protein — MTRSSNETWTVTIVVPEDSSLDEAGETYDLEVGADETILTAARSAGVWLPADCQQGWCTTCAARLVDGDVVHPNARRYYDEDDEAGYILPCTAKPRTDTTVVVDQYDDFLEFRAANDRPPGNSKLDS; from the coding sequence ATGACACGATCGTCGAACGAAACGTGGACTGTCACGATCGTCGTTCCCGAGGATTCGTCGCTGGACGAGGCCGGTGAGACGTACGACCTCGAAGTCGGCGCGGACGAGACGATCCTCACGGCCGCGCGTTCGGCGGGTGTGTGGCTGCCGGCCGACTGCCAGCAGGGCTGGTGTACCACCTGTGCCGCCCGCCTCGTCGACGGCGACGTTGTCCACCCGAACGCGCGTCGGTACTACGACGAGGACGACGAGGCTGGCTACATCCTGCCCTGCACTGCGAAGCCACGAACCGATACGACCGTCGTCGTCGACCAGTACGACGACTTTCTGGAGTTCAGGGCGGCCAACGACCGGCCACCCGGCAACTCAAAATTGGACTCGTAG
- a CDS encoding DUF3592 domain-containing protein, whose product MTESSSFSIDGPDTLRGALILFIVGLGITGYGAYDYVQQSDAMRNAAEVDATITEMDVVTESSIGGAAGGEISYEPRVEFRYKYQGTTYTGTNVFPADINPEYDKSNAEAVIDEYEEGESVTAYVDSTDPDHAFLKNKTSNQPLIAAGIGAMISVLGAVSALKKYRTN is encoded by the coding sequence ATGACCGAGAGCTCCAGCTTCAGTATTGATGGGCCAGACACGCTTCGGGGTGCGTTGATACTTTTTATTGTGGGCCTTGGGATCACCGGTTACGGTGCGTACGACTATGTTCAGCAGTCCGATGCAATGCGGAATGCCGCTGAAGTTGATGCCACCATCACCGAGATGGATGTTGTAACCGAAAGCTCCATTGGTGGAGCAGCAGGAGGCGAAATCAGTTACGAGCCTCGGGTCGAGTTCAGGTACAAATATCAGGGCACGACATACACCGGAACGAACGTCTTTCCCGCTGATATCAACCCCGAATACGACAAGTCGAACGCCGAGGCAGTCATCGACGAGTATGAAGAAGGGGAGTCCGTCACCGCGTATGTCGATTCAACAGACCCGGATCACGCGTTCTTGAAGAACAAAACGTCGAACCAGCCGCTAATAGCCGCCGGAATCGGTGCTATGATTTCAGTTTTGGGAGCTGTATCGGCCCTGAAAAAGTACCGGACGAACTGA
- a CDS encoding molybdate ABC transporter permease subunit, giving the protein MATGSHSDRSGTGTFGFDWLSVALVLGGVLLLYYVVPLVSLFLSVPAGEILARMNNPTVVDSATTSVMSASVSTVIATLFGLPLAYWLARTDGAVTKIVLAVVILPLVLPPTVGGIVLLTVFGPSSPLGEAAVAAGFPLTRSLAGVVLAQTFVASPFVVVTAKAAFESVDQTLEYASRSLGKSRWTTARNVTLPLAGPGILAGITLAFARAIGEFGATMMMAYYPRTMPVQIWVAFIELGLDNAYPVAIMLVLIAAAALLILNTVASNPWE; this is encoded by the coding sequence ATGGCGACAGGTTCACACTCGGATCGATCGGGAACGGGGACGTTCGGGTTCGACTGGCTCAGCGTTGCGCTCGTCCTCGGGGGCGTGCTACTCCTGTATTACGTTGTGCCCCTAGTGTCGTTGTTTCTCTCGGTACCGGCCGGGGAGATTCTTGCTCGGATGAACAATCCGACCGTCGTGGATTCGGCGACGACATCGGTTATGTCAGCGTCGGTTAGCACAGTCATCGCCACCCTGTTCGGCTTGCCGCTCGCATACTGGCTCGCACGCACCGACGGGGCCGTAACGAAGATAGTTCTCGCAGTCGTGATCCTCCCGTTGGTGCTCCCCCCGACGGTCGGCGGAATCGTGTTGCTCACTGTCTTCGGCCCCAGCTCGCCGCTCGGTGAAGCCGCGGTTGCTGCTGGGTTCCCACTCACACGGTCGCTCGCTGGGGTGGTACTGGCCCAGACATTCGTCGCGTCGCCGTTCGTGGTCGTCACCGCGAAAGCAGCGTTCGAAAGCGTCGATCAGACGCTCGAATACGCCTCTCGCTCGCTCGGAAAGAGCCGATGGACGACCGCCCGTAATGTGACGCTGCCCCTTGCTGGCCCGGGGATTCTCGCTGGCATAACGCTTGCCTTCGCACGGGCTATCGGCGAGTTCGGCGCGACGATGATGATGGCGTACTATCCCCGGACGATGCCGGTCCAGATCTGGGTGGCGTTTATCGAACTCGGCTTGGACAACGCCTATCCGGTGGCGATAATGTTAGTACTGATCGCTGCCGCGGCCCTGTTGATTCTCAATACCGTTGCCTCGAACCCATGGGAATGA
- a CDS encoding IS6 family transposase, translating into MAEITRLSDGSDWIELDFVERQRTPEFAMRLGIQIHVAGLSLSNTISILERLGVERSRTAVHNWVQKADLQPEGGASPNHVALDETVIRINDQQYWLYAAIDPETDTFLHIRLFSTYTTGLTEIFLSELRKKHDVETAVFLVDDAQWLQTALDRHGLDCRYELHGNRNAVERLFREVKRRTSSFSNTFSHVEPTTAESWLQALAVWWNRCQS; encoded by the coding sequence ATGGCAGAAATCACACGCCTCAGCGATGGTAGCGACTGGATCGAATTAGATTTTGTGGAGCGCCAGCGGACACCCGAGTTCGCGATGCGGCTCGGTATTCAGATTCACGTGGCTGGACTATCACTTTCGAATACCATCTCGATTCTTGAGAGGTTGGGTGTCGAACGCTCTCGAACGGCCGTCCACAACTGGGTGCAAAAGGCCGATTTACAGCCCGAAGGCGGTGCGAGCCCGAATCACGTTGCGCTTGACGAAACCGTGATTCGAATCAACGATCAGCAGTACTGGCTGTACGCCGCCATCGATCCTGAAACAGACACATTCCTTCATATTCGGCTCTTTAGCACGTATACGACCGGTCTCACCGAAATCTTCCTGAGTGAATTACGCAAGAAACACGATGTCGAAACCGCCGTGTTTCTCGTCGACGATGCCCAATGGCTCCAAACTGCTCTCGATCGACACGGCCTCGATTGCAGATACGAACTCCATGGCAATCGGAATGCCGTCGAACGTCTATTTCGTGAGGTAAAACGACGAACCTCTTCATTTTCAAATACGTTCAGCCACGTTGAGCCGACGACAGCAGAATCGTGGCTCCAAGCCCTCGCCGTCTGGTGGAATCGATGCCAAAGTTAA
- a CDS encoding IS6 family transposase, with protein sequence MPEITRLSDDSDWIELDFVERQRTPEFAMRLGIQMHVAGLSLSNTISILERLGVERSRTAVHNWVQKADLQPEGGASPNHVALDETVIRINDQQYWLYAAIDPETNTFLHIRLFSTYTTGLTEIFLSELREKHDVETAVFLVDDAQWLKTALDRHGLDCRYELHGNRNAVERLFREVKRRTSSFSNTFNHVEPTTAESWLQALAVWWNRCQS encoded by the coding sequence ATGCCAGAAATCACACGCCTCAGCGACGATAGCGACTGGATCGAATTAGATTTTGTGGAGCGTCAGCGGACACCCGAGTTCGCGATGCGACTCGGTATTCAGATGCACGTGGCAGGACTATCACTTTCGAATACCATCTCGATTCTTGAGAGGTTAGGTGTCGAACGCTCTCGAACGGCCGTCCACAACTGGGTGCAGAAGGCCGATCTACAGCCCGAAGGCGGTGCGAGCCCGAATCACGTTGCACTCGACGAAACTGTGATTCGAATCAACGATCAGCAATACTGGCTGTACGCCGCCATCGATCCTGAAACGAACACATTCCTTCATATCCGGCTCTTTAGCACGTATACGACCGGTCTCACCGAAATCTTCCTGAGTGAATTACGTGAGAAACACGACGTCGAAACCGCCGTGTTTCTCGTCGACGATGCTCAGTGGCTCAAAACTGCCCTCGATCGACACGGCCTCGATTGCAGATACGAACTCCATGGCAATCGGAATGCTGTCGAACGTCTATTTAGAGAAGTAAAACGACGAACCTCTTCGTTTTCAAATACGTTCAACCACGTGGAGCCGACGACCGCAGAATCGTGGCTCCAAGCCCTCGCCGTCTGGTGGAATCGATGCCAAAGTTAA
- a CDS encoding type II toxin-antitoxin system HicA family toxin: MAHGPFSGKEIVKVMVNSGIYEWDRTNGDHAILRWEPPADHDSDARTVPVPLHDEVDMGTLRSIAEQAGAKDFEEFCAWIERNS; this comes from the coding sequence ATGGCACACGGACCGTTTTCCGGCAAGGAGATCGTGAAGGTGATGGTGAACAGCGGTATCTACGAGTGGGACCGAACGAACGGGGACCACGCGATTCTCCGCTGGGAACCGCCCGCAGACCACGATTCGGACGCGCGCACTGTTCCGGTCCCGCTGCATGACGAGGTCGATATGGGGACCTTGCGGAGCATCGCCGAGCAGGCCGGCGCAAAGGATTTCGAAGAATTCTGTGCGTGGATCGAGCGTAATAGTTAG
- a CDS encoding DUF393 domain-containing protein, whose amino-acid sequence MSTNDTQSTETVDTDHAEPAYEAVLIFDGECPFCSAAATALRQLPEIGVVKWNNDAAQQLLAAQFDDPPFALVLVDGRADRLWIGPAAAGELCDRAGIPTLVQDIVADNFERVGDAVRGVAGAKREPANLDGTRSLNAAAAEYQTLAANARRIHRTGGSH is encoded by the coding sequence ATGAGTACGAATGATACACAGTCGACTGAAACGGTCGACACGGATCACGCAGAGCCAGCCTACGAGGCAGTCCTCATTTTTGATGGGGAGTGTCCTTTCTGTTCGGCAGCAGCGACGGCACTCCGACAGCTCCCCGAAATTGGCGTCGTCAAGTGGAACAACGACGCTGCACAGCAGCTCCTCGCGGCCCAGTTCGACGATCCGCCGTTCGCGCTGGTACTTGTCGACGGAAGGGCGGACCGGCTGTGGATCGGCCCGGCCGCTGCAGGCGAACTGTGTGACCGTGCTGGGATCCCGACGCTCGTCCAGGATATCGTCGCGGACAACTTCGAGCGCGTCGGTGACGCGGTGCGGGGCGTCGCCGGTGCGAAGCGGGAGCCAGCCAATCTCGACGGGACGCGTTCGCTCAATGCTGCTGCTGCCGAGTATCAGACGCTCGCAGCAAACGCTCGACGGATCCACAGGACTGGAGGATCCCACTAA